The Kineothrix sp. MB12-C1 genome includes a window with the following:
- a CDS encoding extracellular solute-binding protein, with protein MKRALSMILTAAMAVLLFSGCGKQDTDADNGISTITIWHDKEDAVTEVLQKKLEILEPQIHVVLEKKSDLTEALKMVGNNPKAAPDMYFFAHDKIGVYAEMDILAPITDIVPEQELADTYMENTLEAASYKKTVYQLPIYYETLLFIYNRLYMSDEEVPKTTEELYSYMQETTRGGHYGFVEQHSTPYYVSGWINGFGGSILSETGMPGLDSPETIAALEYHKKFVELMPGETEYATVNTLLAEGMAHATIAGPWMIPTVRERGMDAGVAAMPVIEETGRPISPYMGVQGIQVLKHAAQNKKEAVEKVLRQVMDAELGAELAGASGCAPANKACYDMEAVTSDEVVMAMKETAEHAVPMPNLPEMDVMWTVAGNLLTDINMSGKDVTESAAKAQKEAERLIESMR; from the coding sequence ATGAAAAGAGCATTATCGATGATTTTAACAGCAGCTATGGCGGTCTTGTTATTCAGCGGTTGTGGAAAACAGGATACAGATGCGGATAACGGTATCTCGACGATTACAATCTGGCACGATAAAGAAGATGCCGTAACAGAAGTGCTGCAAAAAAAGCTGGAGATACTGGAACCTCAGATACATGTGGTGCTGGAAAAGAAAAGTGATTTGACGGAAGCATTGAAAATGGTCGGAAACAATCCCAAGGCAGCTCCGGATATGTATTTTTTTGCACACGATAAGATCGGTGTGTATGCGGAAATGGATATACTCGCCCCGATAACGGATATAGTACCGGAGCAGGAACTTGCGGACACATATATGGAAAATACATTGGAAGCAGCCTCCTATAAGAAAACAGTTTATCAGCTCCCGATTTATTACGAAACTCTGCTGTTTATATATAACAGACTGTATATGAGCGATGAAGAAGTGCCGAAGACCACAGAGGAACTTTACTCCTATATGCAGGAGACGACAAGAGGCGGTCATTATGGATTTGTTGAGCAGCACAGCACGCCATATTATGTTTCCGGATGGATCAATGGCTTCGGCGGCAGCATATTAAGTGAGACGGGAATGCCGGGACTCGATTCGCCGGAGACAATAGCCGCGTTGGAATATCATAAGAAATTTGTGGAGCTGATGCCTGGCGAGACAGAATATGCCACGGTCAATACGCTTCTTGCCGAAGGAATGGCTCATGCCACGATTGCGGGTCCCTGGATGATACCGACCGTGCGGGAAAGAGGAATGGATGCAGGAGTAGCGGCAATGCCGGTCATCGAAGAGACGGGCAGACCGATCTCTCCGTATATGGGTGTTCAGGGAATACAGGTATTGAAGCATGCCGCACAAAACAAGAAAGAGGCGGTTGAAAAGGTATTACGGCAGGTTATGGATGCCGAGCTGGGAGCAGAGCTTGCCGGTGCCAGCGGTTGTGCGCCGGCGAATAAAGCTTGCTATGATATGGAAGCGGTTACATCGGACGAAGTGGTCATGGCAATGAAGGAGACGGCGGAACATGCGGTACCTATGCCTAACCTCCCGGAAATGGACGTGATGTGGACCGTGGCGGGGAATCTGCTGACCGACATCAATATGAGCGGTAAAGATGTGACGGAAAGCGCGGCAAAGGCACAGAAGGAAGCTGAGCGGCTGATTGAAAGCATGCGGTAA
- a CDS encoding starch-binding protein, whose amino-acid sequence MSKVMKRISAFLLMLVIATAMMPALAFAEEKEETLTAVYVQVPEDWENPCVWAWDDDGKGAFDAWPGGGMDADPANEDWYYIWLPGWANHVIINANDGNVQTEEQILDRKDAWITVNAADSVDISYERQTVGETPEYVNKFTIHAKVDDSWGGPNLWAWSAPDGTNAFAAWPGSEMKENENGWYTATVPVWVNSIIINGNEGTMQTEDISIDPAEVWVTIDAEGGYDFSYMDPDKAQIPDITVHVMAPSDWTAPCLWAWSAPDGTNVFTTWPGETLEEGENGWIKKTIPGWVNSIIVNGNEGGVQTTDISVETGKDVWIIVNGAEDYEVFYEEPKDAASTSPVQEVDTADSTDTGDATDAVVHPAAKSGNILPVIVIVLAAAVAVVVVVVMKKKAENKK is encoded by the coding sequence ATGAGTAAAGTGATGAAACGGATATCGGCTTTTTTGCTGATGTTGGTTATTGCAACAGCAATGATGCCGGCTTTGGCATTTGCGGAGGAAAAGGAAGAGACACTTACGGCAGTTTATGTTCAGGTGCCGGAGGATTGGGAGAATCCTTGTGTATGGGCGTGGGATGATGACGGAAAAGGTGCATTCGATGCATGGCCGGGCGGCGGGATGGATGCCGATCCGGCAAATGAAGACTGGTATTATATCTGGCTACCCGGTTGGGCGAATCATGTGATTATCAATGCCAATGATGGAAATGTCCAGACCGAGGAACAGATATTGGATAGAAAGGATGCATGGATTACGGTAAATGCGGCGGACTCCGTGGATATTTCTTATGAAAGACAGACTGTGGGAGAGACACCGGAATATGTGAATAAATTTACGATTCATGCAAAGGTGGATGATAGTTGGGGCGGTCCCAATCTGTGGGCATGGTCGGCTCCTGACGGAACAAATGCATTCGCGGCCTGGCCGGGAAGTGAAATGAAAGAAAATGAAAATGGCTGGTATACGGCAACGGTTCCCGTTTGGGTGAATTCCATCATTATTAATGGAAATGAGGGAACTATGCAGACCGAAGATATTTCCATAGACCCGGCAGAGGTATGGGTGACCATAGATGCCGAAGGAGGTTATGATTTCAGCTATATGGACCCCGACAAAGCTCAAATACCCGATATTACGGTTCATGTAATGGCTCCGTCGGATTGGACGGCACCTTGCCTGTGGGCATGGTCGGCCCCGGATGGAACGAATGTCTTCACTACATGGCCGGGAGAGACCTTGGAAGAAGGGGAGAACGGATGGATAAAAAAGACGATTCCGGGATGGGTGAATTCTATTATTGTCAACGGCAATGAAGGTGGCGTACAGACAACGGATATTTCCGTAGAAACAGGCAAGGATGTATGGATTATTGTAAATGGTGCGGAGGATTACGAAGTATTTTATGAGGAACCGAAGGATGCGGCTTCGACAAGTCCGGTACAGGAGGTGGATACGGCAGACTCGACAGATACGGGGGATGCAACAGATGCTGTGGTGCACCCGGCAGCGAAAAGCGGTAATATTCTTCCGGTAATCGTTATCGTTCTTGCGGCGGCAGTGGCAGTCGTTGTTGTTGTCGTTATGAAAAAGAAAGCGGAGAATAAAAAGTAA
- a CDS encoding arsenate reductase family protein, with product MKVLFVEYPKCSTCKNAGKWLRDHEVDYEDRHIKEDRPKAAELKEWHEKSGLDLKRFFNTSGILYKEMQLKDKLPGMTQEEKYDLLASDGMLVKRPIVVGKDFVLVGFKEEEWTEKLQ from the coding sequence ATGAAGGTTCTATTTGTGGAATATCCAAAGTGCAGCACTTGTAAGAACGCAGGTAAATGGCTGAGGGATCATGAGGTAGACTATGAAGACAGGCATATTAAAGAGGACAGGCCTAAGGCGGCGGAGTTAAAAGAGTGGCATGAGAAGAGCGGACTTGATTTGAAACGTTTCTTTAATACGAGCGGAATCTTATATAAGGAAATGCAGCTAAAGGATAAGCTGCCCGGGATGACCCAGGAGGAAAAGTATGATTTGCTGGCTTCTGACGGAATGCTCGTTAAAAGACCGATAGTGGTGGGGAAGGACTTTGTTTTAGTCGGATTCAAGGAAGAGGAATGGACGGAAAAGCTACAATAA
- a CDS encoding PadR family transcriptional regulator, whose protein sequence is MIYPISAPLLDFLILSIVRDRDSYGYQIGQQLKSVSSMKDSTLYPILRRLSENGFVVTYDQPFQGRNRKYYRITETGRKQWQFQYEEWQSHIAAIEEIINKENTFQEGGNDNE, encoded by the coding sequence ATGATATATCCCATCAGTGCCCCTCTTCTGGATTTCCTCATACTTTCCATTGTCAGGGATAGAGACAGCTACGGCTACCAAATCGGCCAGCAGCTAAAGAGCGTATCCTCCATGAAGGATTCCACCCTTTACCCAATACTCAGGCGCCTGTCAGAGAATGGTTTTGTCGTTACCTATGATCAGCCATTCCAGGGGCGCAACCGTAAGTATTACCGGATAACCGAGACCGGAAGAAAACAGTGGCAGTTTCAATACGAAGAATGGCAGTCCCATATCGCCGCTATTGAAGAAATTATAAATAAAGAAAACACTTTCCAAGAGGGAGGAAATGACAATGAATAA
- a CDS encoding DUF1700 domain-containing protein, translated as MNKADYMQSLKKQLRRLPREDFEKAIEYFEEYFSDAGIENEAQVIEDLGTPEFAAEQIITNIALKNTNAPVKDVKKGLNAVWVGVLAVCAAPIALPFALALVIVIVTFVFCILMVIACFIFSGIVFTLMGPICIAAGFTAITTNIPVFISCIGTGFVLMGIGMLLTFSMVRLCQRFLTAIVRFFGRLIRKGERKNEQNK; from the coding sequence ATGAATAAAGCGGATTACATGCAGTCCTTGAAAAAGCAATTACGCCGCCTTCCAAGAGAGGACTTTGAGAAGGCTATCGAATATTTCGAGGAATATTTTTCCGATGCCGGAATTGAGAACGAAGCTCAGGTGATTGAAGATCTTGGCACTCCCGAATTTGCCGCCGAACAAATTATCACCAATATTGCGCTTAAGAATACGAATGCCCCCGTAAAGGATGTTAAAAAAGGACTGAATGCCGTATGGGTGGGGGTTCTCGCAGTCTGCGCCGCACCTATCGCACTTCCTTTCGCTTTGGCTTTGGTCATAGTAATCGTTACCTTTGTATTCTGTATACTGATGGTAATCGCATGTTTTATCTTTTCAGGAATTGTTTTTACCCTTATGGGCCCCATCTGCATCGCCGCAGGGTTTACGGCCATTACCACGAATATTCCCGTATTTATCAGTTGTATAGGTACCGGCTTTGTTCTTATGGGAATCGGCATGCTGTTGACCTTCAGCATGGTACGTCTCTGCCAGCGGTTCCTTACCGCAATAGTGCGTTTCTTCGGTCGTCTCATCAGAAAAGGAGAGAGAAAAAATGAGCAAAACAAGTAA
- a CDS encoding DUF4097 family beta strand repeat-containing protein has product MSKTSKLLITCTFLIGIGITLCIVGFLLGGRVSGIGIGQNGIQIYTWGNSGREESAPSYEEAEVKLDSYQNIRMNVAYANVEIKESDHYGIAYKIAKRTPISYEIKDGVLNIDQGNKKNGVSSNFMFFGFSGVRNEYIYDTEFITVYIPKSAVLGEISIKNDCGDINLSNLEASSLALYNDYGNIGLTSINTPVISLQINSGNLTANNIKADNFTIVNDYGNVELDRVDAETLSLEISTGSLDMENISAQTVTVTDDYGDVTLDTVNAGSLSLKLNTSDLTLNNITAKSLISDIDYGSFAMDQVAIDGDTDITINSGSLKMKEVSTHTLSVINQYGSVIGSTLSAGDVNFTLESGNCEIKDFTFNNCEASSDYGDVTLHLTVPAADYSYDLYTDYGTIKIDNQDMGGKYRPISSSDTEKQIKIGCESGNIKINSPL; this is encoded by the coding sequence ATGAGCAAAACAAGTAAACTTCTTATTACATGCACCTTTCTAATCGGTATCGGTATTACCTTGTGCATTGTCGGTTTCCTTCTGGGAGGAAGGGTGTCCGGCATCGGTATAGGGCAAAACGGCATCCAAATATATACCTGGGGGAACTCCGGGCGGGAAGAATCGGCTCCTTCCTATGAAGAAGCCGAAGTCAAATTAGATTCTTATCAAAATATACGTATGAATGTCGCGTATGCCAATGTGGAGATCAAAGAATCCGATCACTACGGCATCGCTTATAAAATAGCAAAAAGAACTCCCATATCCTATGAAATAAAGGACGGCGTACTGAATATCGATCAAGGAAATAAGAAAAACGGTGTTTCTTCTAATTTTATGTTTTTTGGTTTCTCGGGGGTGCGTAACGAATATATATATGACACAGAATTTATTACTGTTTATATACCAAAAAGTGCGGTGTTGGGTGAAATTTCAATCAAGAACGACTGCGGGGATATCAATTTATCCAACCTAGAGGCTTCCTCCCTCGCCCTATATAATGACTATGGAAATATCGGGTTGACCTCCATAAATACCCCCGTCATTTCTCTTCAGATAAATTCCGGCAATTTAACCGCGAACAATATTAAGGCGGATAATTTTACAATAGTCAATGATTACGGCAATGTGGAATTGGATAGGGTAGATGCAGAAACCCTCTCTTTGGAGATAAGTACAGGAAGCTTAGATATGGAAAACATCTCCGCGCAAACGGTCACAGTAACAGACGATTATGGAGATGTGACATTGGACACGGTGAATGCAGGCTCTCTTTCCCTGAAGCTAAACACAAGTGATCTGACCTTGAACAATATCACGGCAAAATCTCTTATCTCAGACATCGATTACGGCAGCTTCGCTATGGACCAGGTCGCTATTGACGGAGACACAGACATTACAATAAACAGCGGCTCCTTGAAAATGAAAGAAGTATCTACCCATACTCTATCTGTTATCAATCAATACGGATCTGTCATCGGCAGCACTTTATCCGCCGGGGATGTGAACTTCACCTTGGAGAGCGGTAATTGTGAAATCAAGGATTTTACATTTAATAATTGTGAAGCTTCTTCCGATTACGGAGATGTTACTCTTCATCTGACTGTTCCTGCTGCCGATTACTCTTACGATTTATATACGGACTATGGTACTATAAAAATTGATAATCAGGATATGGGGGGGAAATATAGACCTATTTCCTCTTCCGATACGGAAAAACAAATTAAAATCGGCTGTGAGTCCGGCAATATCAAAATAAACAGCCCGCTGTAA
- a CDS encoding methyl-accepting chemotaxis protein — protein MRKGFKSIQTQILAVFIIALVTSLTAIVGVISYQVTNRAMQDYYSNSTEQMKIVEEAITSFYKQLDQNINMVATNPTVMEANGNITSYPAAVDKMTPSKNGGIEQKIYEVFEQYALSHPGTMYVYMGTEQGGYLQWPESGLAEAYNTAEKSWYKTGISGNGEIVRTDPYIDTFTKTMITSNVRTFTDGNGKVLGVLGIDVEQSVISDMLSQMKNGETGFSIIVHSTGTILADGSNPENNFKMVDEVAITGLERLLSDNQGRFEVTIDGMQYMVNPHRVAGTEWILASFMSLQEIRAGAVSLSVLVAIISTFILVLTIIVILIVTKRIVIPITKSSEYVETIAQGDFTIEVNAKLLQRRDEIGSIANAINDMKESLRQLVNKVREESRSIDEKVTNTVDDVRELSGSIEDISATTQELAASMEETAASSQEIANASKRIEDAANRIAEKSKDGAATAGEIFGRAEKTKKDVNEAQQKANEMFSNTKQNLTKAIEDSKVVDEITTLTQYIMQITEQTNLLSLNAAIEAARAGEAGRGFAVVAEEIRHLAEQSKQATLRIQDMTEKVTGSVGYLTKSSNELLQYVSEDVASDYEVLLEVADQYSEDADYVNNLVTEFGSISEQLLYAIEQILASIDDVATAAGEGASGTSDIAGRAQDINERASDVKDQVMQTKEGADRLMEEIARFRI, from the coding sequence ATGAGGAAGGGATTTAAGAGTATTCAAACACAGATTTTGGCAGTATTTATTATTGCACTCGTCACTTCATTAACGGCAATTGTCGGTGTCATCAGTTATCAGGTGACCAATCGTGCCATGCAGGATTATTATAGCAATTCCACGGAACAGATGAAAATTGTAGAGGAGGCGATCACTAGTTTCTATAAACAGTTGGATCAGAACATCAATATGGTGGCTACGAACCCCACCGTGATGGAAGCCAACGGGAATATTACTTCGTATCCCGCGGCTGTAGATAAAATGACTCCCTCGAAAAATGGAGGGATAGAGCAGAAGATTTACGAAGTCTTCGAACAATATGCGCTGAGTCATCCGGGAACGATGTATGTTTATATGGGTACGGAACAGGGCGGTTATCTCCAGTGGCCGGAGTCGGGACTTGCTGAAGCATATAATACGGCAGAAAAGAGTTGGTATAAAACGGGTATTTCAGGCAATGGGGAGATTGTCAGAACAGACCCTTATATAGATACTTTTACTAAAACGATGATTACGAGCAATGTAAGAACTTTTACCGATGGAAATGGAAAAGTCCTGGGAGTACTTGGAATCGATGTGGAACAGTCGGTAATCAGTGATATGTTAAGCCAGATGAAGAATGGTGAAACGGGGTTTTCCATAATAGTACATAGCACCGGAACCATTTTGGCAGATGGCAGTAATCCGGAAAATAACTTTAAAATGGTAGATGAAGTAGCAATTACAGGATTGGAAAGATTGTTAAGTGATAATCAGGGAAGATTCGAAGTTACTATCGATGGTATGCAGTACATGGTGAACCCTCATCGTGTGGCGGGAACAGAATGGATTCTTGCTTCGTTTATGTCTTTACAGGAAATTAGGGCGGGTGCGGTAAGCCTTTCTGTCCTTGTAGCAATCATTTCTACCTTTATTTTAGTGTTAACGATAATCGTTATCTTAATAGTGACCAAACGTATTGTCATTCCGATTACTAAGTCTTCCGAATATGTGGAGACAATCGCTCAGGGCGATTTTACGATAGAGGTGAATGCGAAACTTTTGCAAAGAAGGGATGAAATTGGTTCTATTGCCAATGCCATCAACGATATGAAAGAATCCTTGAGGCAGCTTGTTAATAAGGTAAGGGAAGAATCACGGAGTATTGATGAGAAAGTAACGAATACGGTGGATGATGTGAGAGAACTAAGCGGCAGTATTGAAGATATTTCTGCTACGACCCAGGAACTGGCGGCAAGTATGGAGGAGACAGCGGCTTCTTCCCAGGAAATCGCGAATGCTTCCAAGAGAATTGAAGATGCTGCGAACCGGATCGCAGAGAAATCGAAAGATGGCGCAGCTACAGCGGGAGAGATCTTCGGACGTGCGGAGAAGACGAAGAAGGATGTGAATGAGGCACAACAGAAAGCAAATGAGATGTTCTCTAACACGAAACAGAATTTGACTAAGGCGATTGAGGATTCCAAGGTGGTAGACGAAATCACTACCTTGACACAGTATATTATGCAGATTACGGAGCAGACGAACCTTCTTTCCCTGAATGCCGCTATTGAGGCAGCGAGAGCAGGTGAGGCAGGAAGAGGCTTTGCGGTAGTGGCTGAGGAAATCAGACATCTGGCAGAGCAGTCCAAACAAGCCACACTCCGGATTCAGGATATGACGGAGAAAGTAACAGGTTCTGTAGGCTATTTGACAAAGAGTTCGAATGAACTGCTTCAGTACGTTTCCGAGGATGTAGCCAGCGACTACGAAGTATTATTGGAAGTGGCGGATCAATATAGCGAGGATGCAGATTATGTAAATAATCTGGTAACAGAATTCGGTTCGATTTCCGAGCAGTTGTTATATGCTATTGAACAGATTCTTGCATCTATCGACGATGTAGCTACGGCAGCAGGAGAAGGCGCCAGCGGAACGAGCGATATTGCAGGGCGGGCTCAGGATATTAATGAAAGAGCTTCCGATGTAAAGGATCAGGTAATGCAGACGAAAGAGGGCGCGGATAGGCTGATGGAAGAGATAGCGCGCTTTAGAATCTAA
- a CDS encoding peptidoglycan recognition protein family protein encodes MDIQGIMAEDMPGARERRRRLTPKERELRRRRRRKRKMIRAAALGMAAMLFCGIMIGIIFLFSFAYRNTVGMETAQMVQTLERESIFGQRKGKWQDFYATDLEHPQLNVSLLTINEFSRPGIPLPEVKNIFIHYTANAGTTAMQNRSYFESLGETQERSASAHFIIDADGEIVQCIPTQEIAYAVMKRNYDSISIECCYEREDGKFTEATYRSLIEMTAWLLHKYQLEPEDVLRHYDEGGKHCPKYYVEHEEEWEQLLADLSEYMKRAGDT; translated from the coding sequence ATGGATATACAGGGGATAATGGCAGAAGATATGCCGGGAGCTAGGGAGAGACGGAGAAGGTTAACGCCGAAAGAGCGTGAGCTCAGAAGAAGGCGGAGAAGGAAACGGAAGATGATTCGGGCAGCAGCGTTGGGGATGGCGGCTATGTTGTTTTGTGGAATAATGATAGGAATTATCTTTTTATTCAGCTTTGCCTATCGCAACACAGTGGGTATGGAGACGGCTCAGATGGTGCAGACTCTTGAGCGGGAGTCAATCTTCGGACAAAGGAAGGGGAAGTGGCAGGATTTCTACGCCACAGATTTGGAGCACCCTCAATTGAATGTATCCTTACTTACGATTAATGAGTTTTCCCGGCCGGGCATCCCGTTGCCGGAGGTGAAGAATATCTTTATTCATTATACAGCGAATGCAGGAACGACGGCTATGCAGAATCGCAGCTATTTCGAGTCACTCGGTGAGACTCAGGAACGTTCTGCCAGCGCCCATTTTATTATAGATGCCGACGGTGAGATAGTGCAATGTATTCCTACACAGGAGATTGCTTATGCAGTGATGAAGCGTAATTACGATTCCATTTCTATCGAATGCTGTTATGAAAGAGAGGATGGGAAGTTTACCGAAGCGACTTACCGGTCTTTGATTGAGATGACAGCATGGCTCTTACATAAATACCAACTGGAGCCGGAGGATGTACTCCGCCACTATGATGAAGGCGGGAAACATTGTCCGAAATATTATGTGGAACACGAGGAAGAATGGGAACAGCTTCTTGCAGATTTAAGTGAATATATGAAACGGGCAGGCGATACGTAA
- a CDS encoding SPL family radical SAM protein: MDKTWDAIEYIPAKTIVTKTKSSEWFGTDYNMNIYKGCCHGCIYCDSRSECYRIEDFDRVRAKENALSIIRDDLRRKVKKGVIGTGAMSDPYNPFEGKLCLTRHALELISAFEFGAAIATKSPLITRDIDILSEIKEHSPVLCKMTITTADDEMAAKLEPGVAVSSKRLEALVDLRKSGIFAGILLMPVLPFLEDNEENILNIVRQAAQCSVNFIYPAFGVTLRQNQRDYYYGKLNELFPGDNLIGQYRKRYGETYECRSPRAKQLYAVFVHECEKYGILYKMKDIIHAYKKGYGEGQMNLFDMI, translated from the coding sequence ATGGATAAGACATGGGATGCAATAGAATATATTCCTGCAAAAACAATCGTAACTAAGACGAAGAGCAGTGAATGGTTCGGTACAGATTATAATATGAATATATACAAGGGCTGCTGTCACGGATGTATTTATTGTGACAGTCGGTCAGAATGTTATCGTATTGAAGATTTCGACAGGGTACGTGCCAAAGAAAATGCTCTTTCCATTATTCGCGATGATTTGCGCCGCAAGGTGAAAAAGGGAGTGATAGGGACAGGAGCTATGAGCGATCCGTATAATCCTTTTGAAGGGAAACTATGTCTCACCAGGCATGCTCTTGAACTTATTTCTGCCTTTGAATTCGGAGCAGCTATTGCGACGAAGAGTCCTCTGATTACGCGGGATATTGATATTTTATCCGAAATTAAGGAGCATTCTCCTGTGTTATGTAAGATGACCATTACGACAGCTGATGATGAGATGGCAGCGAAACTGGAACCGGGTGTGGCTGTTTCTTCAAAGCGTTTGGAAGCACTTGTAGATTTACGGAAAAGTGGGATATTTGCCGGCATATTACTTATGCCGGTTTTACCTTTTTTAGAGGATAATGAGGAGAATATTTTAAACATTGTTCGCCAGGCCGCTCAGTGTTCTGTGAATTTCATTTATCCTGCCTTTGGTGTAACGCTCAGGCAGAATCAGAGAGACTATTATTATGGCAAACTAAATGAATTGTTCCCGGGGGATAACTTAATCGGGCAATATCGCAAGCGGTATGGAGAGACGTATGAATGCAGATCTCCCAGAGCAAAGCAATTATATGCAGTATTTGTGCATGAATGTGAAAAATACGGTATTTTATATAAGATGAAAGATATTATCCACGCTTATAAGAAAGGCTATGGGGAAGGGCAGATGAATCTCTTCGATATGATATAG
- a CDS encoding toxic anion resistance protein encodes MTMEESRNEMPVLTLDPFEEIAKAPEAPAVVVQDGLTEQAAKKQAEAMALDESTLSVEERRMVDDFASKIDLKNSTIILQYGAGAQKKIADFSETALSNVRSKDLGEIGELLSSVVYELKRFDEEEEKGFLGMFKKGSNKIAAMKSKYDKAEVNINKISGVLEEHQIQLMKDTAMLDKMYDLNKNYFKELSMYILAGKKKLNKVRQEELPVLMEKAQASNLPEDAQMVNDFVAQCDRFEKKVHDLELTRMVSIQMAPQIRLVQSNDTIMSEKIQSTLVNTIPLWKSQMVLALGITHSTQAAQAQREVTDMTNELLRKNAAVLKVATVETAKEAERSIVDIETLRQTNESLISTLDEVVRIQEEGRQKRREAEVELSRIEGELKNRLLQMKG; translated from the coding sequence ATGACGATGGAAGAAAGCAGAAATGAAATGCCGGTTTTGACACTTGACCCTTTTGAGGAAATAGCAAAGGCGCCCGAGGCACCGGCAGTAGTAGTACAAGATGGCCTGACAGAGCAGGCAGCGAAGAAACAAGCGGAAGCGATGGCTTTGGATGAAAGCACATTATCCGTGGAAGAGCGAAGGATGGTGGATGATTTCGCATCGAAGATAGATTTGAAGAATTCCACTATTATTTTGCAGTACGGAGCCGGTGCACAGAAGAAAATTGCAGATTTCTCGGAGACTGCTCTTTCTAATGTCAGAAGTAAGGATCTTGGGGAAATCGGTGAATTGTTATCCAGCGTAGTCTATGAGTTGAAACGGTTCGATGAAGAAGAGGAAAAGGGCTTCCTTGGAATGTTCAAGAAGGGCAGCAATAAAATTGCGGCTATGAAGAGTAAATATGACAAGGCAGAAGTGAATATTAATAAAATCAGCGGTGTTTTGGAGGAGCATCAGATCCAGCTTATGAAGGATACCGCTATGCTCGATAAGATGTATGACCTGAATAAGAATTACTTTAAAGAACTTTCCATGTATATTCTTGCAGGCAAGAAGAAATTGAACAAGGTAAGGCAGGAGGAGCTTCCTGTTCTTATGGAGAAGGCTCAGGCCAGCAATCTGCCTGAGGATGCACAGATGGTGAACGATTTTGTAGCACAGTGCGACCGATTCGAGAAGAAGGTCCATGATCTGGAGTTGACAAGGATGGTATCCATCCAGATGGCTCCCCAGATCAGACTTGTACAAAGCAATGATACTATTATGTCGGAGAAGATCCAGTCTACGCTTGTGAACACCATTCCTCTCTGGAAGAGTCAGATGGTATTAGCGCTGGGAATCACCCATTCCACACAGGCGGCGCAGGCGCAGCGTGAAGTGACGGATATGACCAACGAATTGCTTCGTAAGAATGCGGCGGTACTTAAAGTGGCCACGGTAGAGACTGCAAAAGAAGCGGAAAGAAGCATTGTGGATATTGAGACGCTAAGGCAGACGAATGAATCTCTCATTTCTACCTTAGATGAGGTTGTGAGAATTCAGGAGGAGGGCCGCCAGAAGAGAAGAGAGGCGGAGGTAGAATTGTCTCGCATTGAAGGAGAATTGAAGAATCGCCTTTTACAGATGAAGGGCTAA